The Methanomicrobia archaeon genome window below encodes:
- a CDS encoding ORC1-type DNA replication protein: protein MEVLTAPEEGKAMDDLFGGLLNAQRIFATKEVLRHSYIPERLPHREGEIQRLAGIMAAGLREETPSNVLIYGQTGTGKTATVKYVSKQLEEAAQKVGAQCSVVYINGVVFDTAYRVFAYLARTFNRRVPMIGWPTDMVYAEFKSGLDAEQRSLFIILDEVDKLVSKGDNVLYVLSRINSELSRARVSLIGISNDLTFADSLDPRIRSSLSEEELIFAPYNAEQLRDILHERAVTAFVPSVLEPSVILLCAALAASEDGDARRALALLRVSGEIAERTGAQKVSEEHVRLASEKLEMNRLVEVVKTLPLHSKIALSSVVVLSRERKKRRYTSGEVYLMYRKLCNHLAIDPLTQARVTEFVSELDILGLIETTLVSRGRYGRTKEISLSIPDELVQPILLEDYKLKELAKLKMKTQATL, encoded by the coding sequence AACTAAGGAGGTGCTGCGCCATAGCTATATCCCCGAGCGGCTCCCGCATCGCGAAGGGGAGATCCAGCGGTTGGCTGGTATCATGGCCGCAGGGTTACGCGAGGAGACGCCGTCGAACGTGCTGATCTACGGGCAGACGGGCACGGGCAAGACAGCGACGGTAAAGTACGTCAGCAAACAGCTGGAGGAAGCGGCGCAGAAGGTGGGCGCGCAGTGCTCGGTCGTGTACATCAACGGGGTCGTCTTTGACACCGCATATCGGGTCTTTGCCTATCTTGCCCGCACGTTCAATCGGCGGGTGCCCATGATCGGCTGGCCGACGGATATGGTCTACGCGGAATTCAAGAGCGGTCTTGATGCCGAGCAGCGCAGCCTGTTCATCATTCTGGATGAGGTGGATAAGCTGGTGAGCAAGGGTGACAATGTGCTGTACGTGCTCTCGCGCATCAACAGTGAGCTGTCCAGAGCGCGGGTAAGCTTGATCGGGATCTCCAATGACCTCACCTTCGCCGATTCCCTGGATCCGCGGATCAGATCATCACTGAGCGAGGAGGAGCTTATATTCGCGCCCTATAACGCTGAGCAGTTGCGCGATATTTTACATGAGCGTGCCGTGACCGCATTTGTGCCTTCGGTACTTGAACCATCCGTCATACTGCTTTGTGCCGCGCTCGCAGCGTCAGAAGACGGCGATGCGCGACGTGCGCTCGCTCTGCTCCGGGTCTCCGGCGAGATCGCTGAGCGTACCGGCGCACAGAAGGTCAGTGAAGAGCATGTGCGACTCGCGAGCGAGAAGTTAGAGATGAATCGACTCGTTGAGGTGGTCAAGACACTGCCGCTTCACTCCAAGATCGCGCTCAGCAGCGTGGTTGTTCTGAGCAGGGAGCGTAAGAAGCGCCGGTACACGAGCGGAGAAGTCTACCTGATGTACCGCAAATTATGTAACCATCTGGCAATTGACCCGCTGACACAGGCGCGCGTAACCGAATTCGTCTCGGAATTGGATATCTTAGGGCTGATCGAGACCACGTTGGTCAGCCGCGGCAGATACGGACGGACGAAGGAGATCTCGCTCAGTATCCCTGACGAGCTCGTGCAGCCCATCTTGCTTGAGGATTACAAGCTCAAAGAGCTCGCTAAACTGAAGATGAAAACGCAGGCAACACTGTAA
- a CDS encoding isoprenylcysteine carboxylmethyltransferase family protein, whose translation MNVKLLPPTVFYALLLVSIASHFAVPIITLIRPPYSFLGVPIIIFGAGLNLWADSLFKKRNTPVKPTEMPVSFVTNGPFRISRHPMYLGMAAILLGVAVVLGSILPLAFPILFLALMERLFIPREEANLERAFGDDYRAYKKRVRRWI comes from the coding sequence GTGAACGTGAAGCTCTTACCACCGACCGTTTTCTACGCGTTGTTACTCGTATCGATCGCATCACACTTCGCGGTTCCAATCATCACGCTGATTCGCCCGCCGTACAGCTTCCTGGGCGTGCCGATCATCATCTTCGGCGCCGGCCTTAACCTATGGGCCGACTCACTCTTCAAGAAGCGAAATACACCCGTGAAGCCAACGGAAATGCCCGTGTCTTTCGTGACCAACGGCCCGTTCCGCATCAGTCGTCATCCAATGTATCTCGGCATGGCGGCGATTTTATTGGGCGTTGCGGTCGTTCTGGGCTCAATACTGCCTTTAGCATTTCCGATTCTCTTTTTAGCGCTCATGGAGCGTCTGTTCATCCCGCGGGAGGAGGCAAATCTCGAACGAGCGTTTGGTGACGACTACCGGGCGTATAAGAAACGAGTGCGGCGGTGGATTTGA
- a CDS encoding nitroreductase family protein yields MEALEAIFTRRSVRRYTGQDVPEELIQKILAAAMNAPSAGNEQPWHFIVVRRKDLLEAASRISPYMPMVKDAPVAILVCGDPSLEKFPGFWVEDCSAAIQNMLLAAHALGLGAVWTGIYPQQEYVDGFKALFKLPERIIPLGLVPLGYPAHPYPRKDRFNAERIHYNGW; encoded by the coding sequence ATGGAAGCGCTCGAAGCGATATTCACGAGACGGAGTGTGCGGCGATATACCGGTCAGGATGTGCCGGAAGAGCTCATTCAGAAGATACTTGCGGCAGCGATGAACGCGCCATCGGCAGGCAACGAACAGCCCTGGCACTTCATTGTGGTACGCAGGAAAGACCTGCTGGAAGCGGCCTCCCGCATCAGCCCCTACATGCCGATGGTAAAGGACGCGCCGGTCGCGATCCTGGTCTGCGGCGATCCGAGTCTGGAGAAGTTTCCGGGATTTTGGGTGGAGGATTGCTCTGCGGCGATCCAGAACATGCTTCTTGCCGCGCATGCACTGGGACTCGGCGCGGTGTGGACGGGCATCTACCCGCAGCAGGAGTACGTGGATGGTTTTAAGGCGCTCTTCAAGCTCCCTGAGCGGATCATCCCGCTGGGCCTGGTGCCTCTTGGCTACCCCGCGCACCCCTACCCCCGAAAGGACCGGTTCAACGCGGAGCGCATCCATTATAACGGCTGGTGA
- a CDS encoding peptidylprolyl isomerase, whose product MKRNAIAGVVITIAVIIAVLCAGCAEKEAEEPAARIAETAKIGDMVKVHYTGTLADGSVFDSSLGRDPLQFTLGDGQMIPGFEQAVIGMKLGETKTVTIPADQAYGPYYEERVFVIPRDQLPAGMEPEIGQKLRTQSGMIVTVTEVSGTSVTLDANHELAGKDLTFEIQLVEIS is encoded by the coding sequence ATGAAGCGAAATGCAATTGCAGGTGTTGTGATTACAATCGCAGTCATTATAGCAGTGCTCTGTGCCGGCTGCGCTGAGAAAGAGGCGGAAGAGCCCGCTGCAAGGATCGCAGAGACAGCGAAGATCGGCGACATGGTGAAGGTGCACTACACAGGCACCCTGGCAGACGGCTCGGTGTTTGATTCCTCGCTCGGGCGTGACCCGCTACAATTTACCCTCGGCGACGGCCAGATGATCCCCGGCTTTGAGCAGGCGGTGATCGGCATGAAGCTGGGCGAGACCAAAACCGTCACCATTCCCGCGGATCAGGCCTACGGCCCCTATTACGAGGAACGGGTATTCGTGATCCCTCGTGATCAACTGCCTGCAGGCATGGAGCCTGAAATCGGTCAGAAATTACGGACACAGAGCGGAATGATCGTCACGGTGACGGAGGTCTCCGGGACGAGTGTCACGCTGGATGCGAACCATGAGCTGGCAGGGAAGGATTTGACCTTTGAGATCCAGCTCGTCGAGATCAGCTAG
- a CDS encoding PDZ domain-containing protein, with product MTMATEPRTTSRWLYVSIVLIVLVIVQAGLFSFLMNAYQRDLNELQVDLARFEDSIAGLRSDLDQLRGTDMIPRAPGLTLGQIYELSKDSVVLITAKSWTFAGLAPVSSGSGFLYDTQGHIITNHHVIEDAAALEVTFSDGTIVPAELVGADPYSDLAIIRVNDPPDLLHPLPLGKSSPLQVGEYIIAIGNPFGLSNSVTFGIVSQLGRELDAPGGFKIVDIIQVDAAINPGNSGGPLMNMRGEVVGVNTAIIANSEGVGFAIPADTVTREVSQLIETGTYQHPWIGVSAANLDPVIAAELGLEITKGTIIVAVVEGGPAEAAGLKGGQTGDVIVGVDNVTVRKLIDVLVYIERNKNPGDIVTLQIIREGRELSVPVTLGVRPGP from the coding sequence ATGACCATGGCGACAGAGCCTCGAACCACCAGCCGATGGCTGTACGTCTCGATTGTGTTGATAGTCCTGGTCATCGTCCAAGCAGGCCTCTTCTCTTTCCTTATGAACGCTTACCAGCGTGATCTTAATGAGCTGCAGGTGGATCTCGCGAGATTTGAGGACTCGATAGCGGGGCTCCGATCTGATCTCGATCAGCTCCGCGGCACCGATATGATCCCCCGGGCGCCGGGTTTAACGCTCGGTCAGATCTACGAGCTCTCGAAAGATTCCGTGGTACTGATCACCGCGAAGTCGTGGACCTTTGCGGGTTTGGCGCCGGTTTCGAGCGGCTCGGGATTCCTTTACGATACCCAGGGTCATATTATCACGAATCACCACGTGATCGAAGATGCGGCCGCGCTGGAGGTGACCTTCAGCGATGGCACCATTGTGCCGGCTGAGCTGGTAGGGGCTGATCCCTACAGTGATCTGGCGATTATTCGGGTGAACGACCCGCCAGATTTGCTCCATCCACTTCCGCTCGGGAAGTCGTCCCCGTTGCAGGTGGGTGAGTATATCATAGCGATCGGCAACCCCTTTGGCTTGAGCAATTCAGTGACCTTCGGTATCGTCAGTCAACTCGGTCGTGAGCTTGATGCACCGGGGGGGTTCAAGATCGTGGACATCATCCAGGTCGATGCCGCGATCAACCCCGGCAACTCGGGGGGGCCACTGATGAACATGCGCGGCGAAGTGGTCGGCGTGAACACCGCTATTATCGCCAATTCGGAAGGTGTGGGTTTTGCCATACCCGCTGACACGGTCACCCGCGAGGTTTCGCAGCTCATTGAAACGGGCACCTATCAACATCCCTGGATCGGCGTTTCCGCTGCGAATCTCGATCCTGTCATTGCCGCTGAGCTCGGACTGGAGATCACGAAAGGCACGATAATCGTCGCCGTAGTTGAGGGCGGTCCGGCTGAGGCCGCCGGCTTGAAGGGTGGTCAGACGGGCGATGTGATCGTGGGCGTGGATAACGTGACCGTGCGAAAGTTAATCGATGTCCTCGTGTATATCGAGCGGAACAAGAACCCGGGTGATATCGTGACGCTACAGATCATCCGCGAGGGGAGAGAACTCAGCGTTCCGGTGACGCTTGGGGTGCGGCCCGGGCCGTAA